The proteins below are encoded in one region of Oreochromis niloticus isolate F11D_XX linkage group LG6, O_niloticus_UMD_NMBU, whole genome shotgun sequence:
- the rps19bp1 gene encoding active regulator of SIRT1 isoform X2, with protein sequence MAIKDVTKVKKKQQQTPSSATVMELVSTKRQGVTKQVKRLQGRLGPGKSKATVKDKRIKSAVEEFRKKQGKSHLSENLKYFMETGCKATDSDTLKIVNHNKGRQSRNHPDRPAKKAKEAKSLFTEEEFQQFQKEYFGRTVEEKK encoded by the exons ATGGCCATCAAAG ATGTCACTAaagtgaagaagaagcagcagcagacccCCAGCTCAGCCACAGTGATGGAGCTGGTGAGCACCAAGCGGCAGGGAGTTACCAAGCAGGTCAAAAGACTGCAAGGCCGTCTCGGGCCTGGCAAGAGCAAAGCCACTGTTAAAGACAAGAGGATCAAGTCTGCAGTGG AGGAGTTCAGGAAGAAGCAGGGGAAGAGCCATTTGAGTGAGAACCTCAAATACTTTATGGAAACTGGCTGTAAAGCAACAGATTCTGACACACTGAAG ATCGTGAACCACAATAAAGGGAGGCAGTCAAGAAATCACCCGGACAGGCCTGCGAAGAAGGCCAAAGAGGCAAAGTCTTTGTTCACTGAGGAGGAGTTCCAGCAGTTTCAGAAGGAATACTTTGGCAGGACTGTggaggaaaagaaatga
- the LOC100711525 gene encoding LOW QUALITY PROTEIN: 3-mercaptopyruvate sulfurtransferase (The sequence of the model RefSeq protein was modified relative to this genomic sequence to represent the inferred CDS: inserted 1 base in 1 codon) produces MALQATALVTSKWLARAVKVQGKMRVLDTSWYLPKLRRNAKSEFKKKHVPGAAFFDIDQCCDKTSPLDHMLPSEDYFAEYVGKLGIENDTHVVVYDGSEFGAFSAPRVWWMFRVFGHSAVSMLNGGLRNWELEGRPVSDRYVRPTATEFKASLNRSWIKTYEDILDNLETKEFQVVDARPTGRFKGLDPEPRDNTEPGHIPGSISIPFHSFLSPSGHFLPKEQLQALFARAGVDLDRPLCVLCGSAVTACHVAVAAHECGXPGVSVYDGGWSEWYTRAVPEHVISDGRGKHL; encoded by the exons ATGGCTCTCCAAGCCACCGCTCTGGTCACCTCTAAGTGGCTGGCTCGGGCTGTAAAGGTCCAGGGGAAAATGCGGGTCTTGGACACTTCGTGGTATTTACCCAAACTGCGGAGAAACGCAAAGAGCGAGTTCAAGAAGAAGCACGTGCCGGGAGCAGCTTTCTTTGACATTGACCAGTGCTGCGATAAAACCTCTCCTCTGGACCATATGTTGCCGTCAGAGGACTATTTTGCGGAATACGTCGGGAAATTGGGAATAGAAAACGACACGCACGTCGTGGTCTACGATGGCAGCGAGTTCGGGGCGTTCTCGGCGCCCCGTGTGTGGTGGATGTTCCGGGTGTTTGGGCACAGTGCGGTCTCTATGCTCAATGGGGGGCTCAGGAACTGGGAGCTGGAGGGTCGACCTGTGAGTGACCGGTACGTCAGACCCACAGCGACCGAGTTCAAAGCCTCTCTGAACCGCTCGTGGATTAAAACCTACGAGGATATCCTGGATAACCTGGAGACTAAAGAGTTCCAGGTGGTGGATGCCAGGCCCACAGGCAGGTTCAAAGGACTGGACCCTGAACCCAGAGACA ACACAGAGCCGGGCCACATCCCTGGCTCCATCAGCATTCCTTTCCACTCCTTCCTGTCACCTTCTGGTCACTTCCTGCCAAAGGAACAACTCCAGGCTCTGTTCGCCCGTGCTGGTGTGGATCTCGACCGCCCGCTTTGTGTCTTATGCGGCTCTGCAGTGACCGCGTGCCACGTGGCGGTGGCGGCCCACGAGTGTG CACCCGGGGTGTCAGTGTACGACGGTGGGTGGTCGGAGTGGTACACCCGCGCCGTGCCCGAGCACGTCATATCAGATGGCAGAGGGAAACATTTGTGA
- the rps19bp1 gene encoding active regulator of SIRT1 isoform X1, whose translation MSASLIRRGLELLSNDIKDVTKVKKKQQQTPSSATVMELVSTKRQGVTKQVKRLQGRLGPGKSKATVKDKRIKSAVEEFRKKQGKSHLSENLKYFMETGCKATDSDTLKIVNHNKGRQSRNHPDRPAKKAKEAKSLFTEEEFQQFQKEYFGRTVEEKK comes from the exons ATGTCGGCTTCGTTGATCAGGAGAGGACTGGAGCTGCTGAGCAATGACATTAAAG ATGTCACTAaagtgaagaagaagcagcagcagacccCCAGCTCAGCCACAGTGATGGAGCTGGTGAGCACCAAGCGGCAGGGAGTTACCAAGCAGGTCAAAAGACTGCAAGGCCGTCTCGGGCCTGGCAAGAGCAAAGCCACTGTTAAAGACAAGAGGATCAAGTCTGCAGTGG AGGAGTTCAGGAAGAAGCAGGGGAAGAGCCATTTGAGTGAGAACCTCAAATACTTTATGGAAACTGGCTGTAAAGCAACAGATTCTGACACACTGAAG ATCGTGAACCACAATAAAGGGAGGCAGTCAAGAAATCACCCGGACAGGCCTGCGAAGAAGGCCAAAGAGGCAAAGTCTTTGTTCACTGAGGAGGAGTTCCAGCAGTTTCAGAAGGAATACTTTGGCAGGACTGTggaggaaaagaaatga